The following proteins are co-located in the Paludibaculum fermentans genome:
- a CDS encoding acetyltransferase → MAVLEARETRKDLPCIVTPAKPVLGFDLKFHSGFDISVPLKELSGSENLLTILFRVTSNEKKEEPVYFSQKIRVPSVDADAKGDAYLQGTFDIGEGKYQVDWLMRDRSERVCASFWESEAALPVKDKALSMSMAANEIAASDKEEFLDEPPVDRSGAEALVSVKVLVNFAPQNSTASTLQPADTTALVSILRSIQRDPHIAKFSIVAFNLQEQRVLYRQDSTDHIDFPAIGEALKGLQLGRVNLAKLQQKNSETEFLGDLIRTEFKNEGSSPDALIFAGPKVMLAENVPADTLKVVDPAYPVFYMNYNLYPHLTPWRDSIGQAIRYFKGTEFTISRPRDLWFAVTEMVGKIVKFKAGKSAHTASSSRGLNEAALH, encoded by the coding sequence ATGGCGGTGCTGGAAGCACGCGAGACGCGCAAGGATCTCCCCTGCATCGTGACCCCCGCGAAACCGGTTCTCGGTTTCGACCTGAAGTTCCATTCAGGCTTCGATATCTCCGTTCCACTGAAGGAACTCTCCGGCTCGGAAAACCTGTTAACCATCCTCTTCCGTGTCACGTCCAACGAGAAGAAGGAAGAGCCCGTGTACTTCTCACAGAAGATTCGGGTGCCGTCCGTGGATGCGGACGCCAAAGGGGACGCTTACTTGCAGGGAACCTTCGACATCGGAGAAGGGAAATACCAGGTCGACTGGCTGATGCGCGACCGTTCGGAACGCGTGTGCGCCAGTTTCTGGGAGTCCGAGGCCGCTCTGCCGGTCAAGGACAAGGCCCTCTCCATGAGCATGGCCGCCAATGAGATAGCGGCCAGCGACAAGGAAGAGTTCCTCGATGAACCGCCTGTCGACCGCTCGGGCGCCGAAGCTCTTGTTTCGGTCAAGGTGCTGGTCAACTTTGCGCCCCAGAACTCTACCGCTTCCACGCTCCAGCCGGCCGATACCACTGCTCTGGTATCGATTTTGCGCAGCATCCAGCGCGATCCGCATATCGCCAAGTTTTCGATTGTCGCCTTCAATTTACAGGAACAGCGAGTGCTGTACCGTCAGGACTCGACCGATCACATCGACTTCCCTGCCATCGGCGAGGCGTTGAAAGGTCTGCAACTGGGCCGGGTCAACCTGGCGAAGCTGCAGCAAAAAAACAGCGAAACCGAGTTTCTGGGCGATCTCATCCGGACTGAGTTCAAGAATGAAGGGTCATCCCCGGATGCCCTGATTTTTGCTGGCCCCAAAGTGATGCTGGCCGAAAACGTCCCCGCCGACACCTTGAAAGTCGTGGATCCGGCTTACCCCGTGTTCTACATGAACTACAACCTGTATCCGCATCTGACGCCCTGGCGCGACAGCATCGGCCAGGCCATCAGGTATTTCAAGGGTACGGAATTCACCATCAGCCGTCCGCGCGACCTCTGGTTCGCGGTCACTGAAATGGTGGGGAAGATAGTAAAATTCAAAGCAGGGAAGAGTGCTCATACCGCGTCGTCGTCCAGGGGTCTCAATGAGGCAGCTTTACATTAA
- a CDS encoding serine hydrolase gives MMRLALLLLLAAAAFGQDADVQTPATKALAAELTRIEQESGGQLGLAAICPETNLRIGWRATDRFPLAELYHLPVALRVIGLMEAGLLPFRKMVKVEPENYVPGHSPIRERYPEGAVLTIGQLLRYAIAENDATAAAFLLSLSGGTPPLKTTLERLVKDGIRIDRTAKETRDDFDKRGPVALAMDPRDSATPEAYTALLTMVHRRQLLKPKPSELLLTWMTEASQCPNRLKALLPADVQVWHLPGTGGTKDKLNLCTSDAGGIVLPGDQGHILLSVFLKLSPQDEAAREKTLAEAARAVYRFFTTPQ, from the coding sequence ATGATGCGCCTGGCCCTGCTCCTGCTGCTCGCCGCCGCGGCTTTCGGCCAGGATGCCGATGTCCAGACCCCGGCCACCAAAGCCCTCGCGGCCGAGCTCACGCGCATCGAGCAGGAGTCCGGCGGCCAACTCGGACTCGCCGCCATCTGCCCCGAAACGAACCTGCGCATCGGCTGGCGCGCTACGGACCGCTTCCCCCTGGCCGAGCTCTACCACCTGCCCGTCGCCCTGCGCGTCATTGGCCTGATGGAGGCCGGGCTCCTCCCCTTCCGCAAAATGGTCAAGGTGGAACCCGAGAATTACGTCCCCGGCCACAGCCCCATCCGCGAACGTTATCCCGAAGGCGCCGTTCTCACTATTGGCCAGCTCCTGCGCTATGCCATTGCGGAAAACGACGCCACCGCCGCGGCCTTCCTGCTCTCTCTCTCAGGCGGAACACCGCCCCTCAAAACCACCCTGGAACGTCTGGTGAAAGACGGCATCCGCATCGATCGCACCGCCAAGGAAACCCGTGACGATTTCGACAAACGCGGACCCGTGGCGTTGGCCATGGATCCGCGCGACTCCGCCACGCCGGAGGCCTACACAGCGCTGCTCACCATGGTGCACCGCCGCCAGCTTCTCAAACCGAAGCCGTCCGAGCTCCTGCTCACCTGGATGACGGAGGCCAGCCAGTGTCCAAACCGCCTCAAGGCCCTGCTCCCCGCGGACGTGCAGGTGTGGCACCTCCCCGGCACCGGAGGCACGAAGGACAAACTGAATCTCTGCACCAGCGACGCCGGCGGCATCGTCCTGCCCGGAGACCAGGGCCACATCCTGCTCAGCGTCTTCCTGAAGCTCTCGCCGCAGGACGAAGCCGCTCGCGAAAAGACCCTGGCTGAGGCCGCCCGGGCCGTCTATCGTTTCTTCACCACCCCGCAGTAG
- a CDS encoding alpha/beta hydrolase fold domain-containing protein translates to MSFRSALLLLLVGGFSGSALSGQAALKPGRKYTTVERLAPERLAAVHAARTQFAAARKPGPPVGVYQDFPAVLHVHAEDAPHTLGKRAEVLAAAKQTGIRVVMFSDHNGPKPDTWRGLRDGVLFLAGAENGGKHELVYPTPAPGVRFHSHPEGELTASPDGWDGMEIYNRHADAEDDTDFIAYLKAALAVPAKVQELSALFRQYPDEAFASGCDYWPEIFARWDSISATRPFTGIAANDAHQNQVFAGGKLVLDPYPVAFRNTVTHILARELSEASVIDSLRAGRAYVSHDWLCDPAGFSFTAANNLGLFEMGDTVPLASTTRLTARSPIPANWKFFQDGKVVSEQQGTQVSFTVPGRGSYRAEAWLEVDGEQRPWIYTNAIRADKPDSTKIGLPGMALDAGVIVEKDIQYTTGAPEDAAKLQLDIYKKSDLPANAPVLFFVHGGAWKSGDRKQYPFFGNLFAKAGYVVVVPSYRLSPKYKHPTHIEDIAAAFAWTVKNVAAHGGDPAKILAAGHSAGGHLVALLATNPKYLAPHNLDAKSILGVLALSGVYDVTGLEGSASSNAFVGDAELLKGASPVKQIQAGLPPFLVTYCQWDYATLPQQAIEFDKALKSAGLRSQLVYIPGESHITEMTNITKPTDALAQTMKEFMGGLQ, encoded by the coding sequence ATGAGCTTTCGTTCCGCGCTGCTGCTCCTTCTCGTAGGAGGATTTTCCGGCAGCGCCCTCAGCGGCCAGGCCGCACTCAAGCCCGGCCGCAAGTACACCACGGTGGAGCGCCTCGCTCCTGAGCGTCTGGCTGCCGTCCACGCCGCCCGCACGCAATTCGCCGCGGCTCGCAAGCCCGGCCCGCCCGTCGGTGTCTATCAGGATTTCCCCGCCGTCCTCCACGTCCATGCCGAGGATGCGCCCCACACTCTTGGGAAGCGCGCCGAAGTGCTGGCTGCCGCGAAACAGACCGGCATCCGCGTCGTGATGTTCAGCGACCACAACGGACCCAAACCCGATACCTGGCGCGGCCTCCGCGACGGTGTCCTGTTCCTGGCCGGAGCTGAAAACGGCGGCAAGCACGAACTCGTCTATCCCACGCCCGCTCCCGGAGTCCGGTTCCACTCCCACCCCGAAGGCGAACTCACTGCCTCGCCCGACGGCTGGGACGGCATGGAGATCTACAACCGCCACGCCGACGCCGAGGACGACACCGACTTCATCGCCTACCTGAAAGCAGCCCTCGCCGTGCCCGCCAAGGTGCAGGAACTGTCCGCCCTCTTCCGCCAGTACCCCGACGAGGCCTTCGCCTCCGGCTGCGACTACTGGCCCGAGATCTTCGCCCGCTGGGACAGCATCAGCGCCACCCGCCCCTTCACCGGCATCGCCGCCAACGACGCCCACCAGAATCAAGTATTCGCGGGCGGCAAGCTCGTCCTCGATCCCTACCCCGTCGCCTTCCGCAACACGGTCACTCACATCCTGGCGAGGGAACTCTCCGAAGCGTCCGTGATCGACTCCCTACGCGCCGGCCGCGCCTACGTTTCGCACGACTGGCTCTGCGACCCCGCCGGCTTCTCCTTCACCGCCGCCAACAACCTGGGCCTCTTTGAGATGGGCGACACCGTCCCGCTCGCCAGCACCACCCGCCTCACCGCCCGCTCCCCCATTCCCGCCAACTGGAAGTTCTTCCAGGACGGGAAGGTGGTCTCCGAGCAGCAGGGCACTCAGGTATCATTCACCGTGCCCGGCCGCGGCTCCTACCGCGCCGAAGCCTGGCTGGAGGTCGACGGCGAACAGCGCCCCTGGATCTACACCAATGCGATCCGCGCCGATAAGCCCGACTCCACCAAGATCGGCCTGCCCGGCATGGCCCTCGATGCGGGTGTCATCGTTGAGAAGGACATCCAGTACACTACCGGAGCGCCCGAGGACGCCGCCAAGCTCCAACTCGACATCTATAAGAAGAGCGACCTGCCCGCCAATGCGCCCGTCCTCTTCTTTGTCCACGGCGGCGCCTGGAAATCCGGCGATCGCAAACAGTACCCCTTCTTCGGCAATCTCTTCGCCAAGGCCGGCTACGTCGTCGTCGTCCCCAGCTACCGCCTCTCGCCCAAATACAAGCACCCCACTCACATTGAGGACATTGCCGCCGCCTTCGCCTGGACCGTGAAAAACGTCGCAGCCCATGGTGGCGATCCCGCGAAGATCCTCGCGGCCGGCCACTCCGCCGGCGGCCACCTGGTGGCGCTGCTGGCGACCAACCCCAAATACCTGGCCCCCCACAATCTGGATGCGAAGAGCATCCTCGGCGTGCTCGCCCTCAGCGGTGTCTATGACGTCACCGGCCTGGAAGGCTCCGCCTCGTCCAACGCCTTCGTCGGTGATGCCGAACTTCTGAAAGGCGCTTCCCCGGTCAAACAGATCCAGGCCGGCCTCCCGCCCTTCCTGGTCACCTATTGCCAGTGGGACTACGCCACCTTGCCCCAGCAGGCGATCGAGTTCGACAAAGCCCTGAAATCGGCCGGTCTCCGGTCGCAACTGGTCTATATTCCCGGCGAAAGCCACATTACCGAAATGACAAACATCACCAAACCCACGGATGCTTTGGCGCAAACCATGAAAGAGTTCATGGGAGGCCTGCAATGA
- a CDS encoding dimethylsulfonioproprionate lyase family protein → MPQGTIVRAAAGQAQFSPEKMGKVSLAAADHLYAGLNCLLPGQQHQAHTHADQDKMYVVLDGAGEVQLGEELSAVAAGDLILAPAGVLHGIRNTGVDPLVVLVVFSPPPTRK, encoded by the coding sequence ATGCCCCAAGGAACCATCGTCCGTGCCGCTGCCGGCCAGGCCCAGTTCTCACCGGAAAAAATGGGCAAGGTCTCGCTGGCTGCGGCCGACCACTTGTACGCCGGGCTGAACTGCCTGCTCCCCGGCCAGCAGCACCAGGCCCACACCCACGCCGACCAGGACAAGATGTACGTGGTCCTTGACGGCGCTGGGGAAGTTCAACTCGGCGAAGAACTTTCGGCCGTCGCCGCGGGCGACCTCATCCTCGCGCCCGCCGGTGTGCTCCACGGAATCCGCAACACCGGCGTCGACCCGCTTGTCGTCCTGGTCGTCTTCAGCCCGCCGCCCACCCGCAAATGA
- a CDS encoding class I SAM-dependent methyltransferase encodes MRQLYIKSWKRVWPVVLAALAVQSAFALQLPPKAMEPKKLAPYVTSPQPIVEKMLELARLKNGETLFDLGCGDGRILFSAARTFGAKAVGVELSPTLVRKVQQSADSQGLQDQVKVIEGDMMSVDVASANVVSLYLMTDANEQLRPKLEKELRPGSRVVSLEFKIKGWKPSKVEKVEVHRHPYTIYLYDLPQK; translated from the coding sequence ATGAGGCAGCTTTACATTAAATCGTGGAAACGGGTTTGGCCCGTTGTCCTGGCCGCGTTGGCAGTGCAGTCGGCGTTCGCCCTGCAGTTGCCGCCTAAGGCCATGGAGCCCAAGAAGTTGGCTCCGTACGTCACTTCCCCCCAGCCCATCGTCGAAAAGATGCTGGAGCTCGCCCGGCTGAAGAACGGCGAGACCCTCTTCGACCTCGGCTGCGGGGATGGCCGCATTCTCTTCTCCGCCGCCCGCACCTTCGGAGCCAAGGCGGTCGGCGTCGAACTCTCGCCCACGCTCGTGAGAAAGGTCCAGCAGTCCGCTGATTCCCAGGGGCTGCAGGATCAGGTCAAAGTCATCGAGGGTGACATGATGAGCGTCGATGTGGCCTCCGCCAACGTCGTCTCGCTTTACCTCATGACCGATGCCAACGAACAACTGCGCCCCAAGCTCGAAAAGGAGCTCAGGCCCGGGTCCCGAGTCGTTTCCCTGGAGTTCAAAATCAAGGGCTGGAAGCCCTCGAAGGTGGAAAAAGTAGAGGTGCACCGCCACCCCTACACCATCTATCTGTACGACCTCCCACAGAAGTGA
- a CDS encoding single-stranded DNA-binding protein: MASRSVNKVILIGHLGKDAETRFTTSGVSMSRFTLATNRRVKDNQTGEWKDETDWHNVVAWRQENLAQYLTKGKQIYVEGRLQTRSYEDKDGVKKYSTEVVAEEIFLLGGRGEGPSGGDSWSDAPAQRGPVSQPRPRTAPAAAPASEPDFGGISDDDVPF; the protein is encoded by the coding sequence ATGGCTAGCCGCAGTGTAAATAAGGTGATTCTGATTGGCCATCTGGGCAAGGACGCGGAGACCCGCTTCACCACGAGTGGAGTGTCGATGTCGCGTTTCACCCTGGCTACGAACCGCCGGGTGAAAGACAATCAGACGGGTGAATGGAAAGACGAGACCGACTGGCATAACGTGGTGGCGTGGCGCCAGGAGAACTTGGCACAGTACCTGACCAAGGGCAAACAGATCTACGTGGAAGGCCGCCTGCAGACGCGGAGCTACGAGGATAAGGACGGGGTCAAGAAGTACTCGACGGAAGTCGTGGCGGAAGAGATCTTCCTGCTGGGCGGCCGTGGAGAAGGGCCCAGCGGCGGCGATTCCTGGAGCGACGCTCCGGCGCAACGCGGACCGGTTTCCCAGCCGAGGCCGCGCACCGCTCCGGCGGCTGCACCCGCCAGCGAGCCGGATTTCGGCGGCATCTCGGACGACGACGTTCCGTTCTAA
- a CDS encoding rhomboid family intramembrane serine protease has protein sequence MIPIHDSQRSFSKPVMTTLIIGLNALAFLFELSFDPFTRNDLIAAFGFVPEHFHWFTLFTSMFLHSGWMHLLGNMLFLWVFGDNIEDILGRGNFLVFYLLCGVAAAMGQYLINPDSRVPMIGASGAIAGIMGAYMMKFPHARITMVGWFIIIFSFDLPAYAVLLYWFALQFFSGFGSISDIQSRSGGTAFFAHIGGFIAGMALIHLFKTRDLYRQRRDLLW, from the coding sequence ATGATCCCGATTCACGATTCGCAGCGCAGTTTCTCGAAGCCGGTGATGACCACCCTCATCATCGGCCTCAACGCGCTCGCGTTTCTGTTCGAGCTCTCCTTCGACCCGTTCACCCGCAACGACCTCATTGCCGCCTTCGGCTTCGTCCCGGAGCACTTCCACTGGTTCACCCTCTTCACGTCCATGTTCCTGCACAGCGGCTGGATGCACCTGCTGGGCAACATGCTCTTCCTCTGGGTCTTTGGCGACAACATCGAGGACATCCTCGGCCGCGGCAATTTTCTCGTCTTCTACCTGCTCTGCGGCGTTGCCGCCGCCATGGGCCAGTACCTCATCAATCCCGATTCGCGCGTGCCCATGATCGGGGCCAGCGGCGCCATAGCCGGCATCATGGGCGCCTATATGATGAAGTTCCCTCACGCCCGCATCACCATGGTGGGCTGGTTCATCATCATCTTCTCCTTTGATCTGCCTGCCTACGCCGTGCTGCTCTATTGGTTTGCCCTCCAGTTCTTCAGCGGCTTCGGCTCCATCTCCGATATCCAGTCGCGCAGCGGCGGCACCGCCTTCTTCGCCCACATCGGCGGCTTCATCGCGGGCATGGCCCTCATCCACCTCTTCAAAACACGCGACCTCTACCGCCAGCGTCGCGACCTGCTCTGGTAA
- the bshB1 gene encoding bacillithiol biosynthesis deacetylase BshB1, which produces MFYPPLLDLDDAPALDVLALAAHPDDIEQTCGGALLKMAEMGYVTGALDLTAGDMGTRGTPELRMEEARKAATILRLGFRENLQMPDARLENSIPLRMTLMGVIRRLKPKVLILPYWEARHPDHYVASILGFEAAFLSGIRKMDDLAEPHRPFKVVYASSYATVNPSFVVDITPYFERRMESLFAYESQYGETAEGAGLFPKKAEIHDRLRSIARYYGNLIGAKYGEPYVVKETMKVDDMVTMGVRSF; this is translated from the coding sequence ATGTTTTATCCACCCTTACTCGACCTTGACGACGCGCCCGCCCTCGACGTGCTGGCCCTCGCCGCCCATCCCGATGACATCGAACAGACCTGCGGCGGCGCCCTGCTCAAAATGGCCGAGATGGGCTACGTCACCGGAGCCCTCGACCTCACCGCCGGCGACATGGGCACCCGCGGTACGCCCGAACTCCGCATGGAAGAGGCCCGCAAAGCCGCAACCATCCTGCGCCTCGGCTTCCGCGAAAACCTCCAGATGCCCGACGCCCGCCTCGAGAACAGCATCCCCCTGCGCATGACCCTCATGGGCGTCATCCGCCGCCTCAAACCCAAGGTGCTCATCCTCCCTTATTGGGAAGCCCGCCACCCCGATCACTACGTCGCCTCCATCCTCGGCTTCGAGGCCGCCTTCCTCTCCGGCATCCGCAAAATGGACGACCTCGCCGAACCGCACCGCCCCTTCAAAGTCGTCTACGCCTCCAGCTACGCCACCGTGAATCCGTCCTTCGTCGTGGACATCACGCCCTACTTCGAGCGCCGCATGGAATCCCTCTTCGCCTACGAATCCCAGTACGGCGAAACCGCCGAAGGCGCCGGCCTCTTCCCCAAAAAGGCCGAGATTCACGACCGCCTGCGGTCCATCGCCCGCTACTACGGCAACCTGATCGGCGCCAAATACGGCGAGCCCTATGTCGTCAAGGAAACCATGAAGGTGGATGACATGGTCACCATGGGCGTACGATCGTTCTGA
- a CDS encoding carboxymuconolactone decarboxylase family protein, protein MQRITAINHADATGKAKQLLDGVQAKLGITPNLMKTLATSPSALEGYLHFGAALATGVLNAKFREQIAIAVAQANSCEYCLSAHSAIGGMVGLTPEEIAASRDAHAADARRDAGLRFAQAIVVQRGEVSDAALASVRQAGYTDAEITEVVANVAINIFTNYFNHVARTEVDFPLVPVAMAGHQSA, encoded by the coding sequence ATGCAGCGGATCACAGCAATCAATCACGCCGATGCCACGGGCAAGGCGAAACAACTTCTCGATGGCGTCCAGGCCAAATTGGGCATTACACCCAATCTGATGAAGACGCTCGCCACGTCGCCCTCCGCCCTCGAAGGCTACCTGCACTTCGGGGCTGCGCTCGCCACCGGCGTCCTGAATGCGAAGTTCCGCGAGCAGATCGCCATTGCCGTCGCCCAGGCGAACTCCTGCGAGTACTGCCTTTCGGCGCACTCCGCCATCGGCGGGATGGTCGGCTTGACTCCGGAAGAGATTGCGGCCAGCCGCGACGCGCATGCCGCCGACGCCAGGCGCGACGCCGGACTACGGTTCGCCCAGGCCATCGTCGTGCAGCGCGGCGAAGTGTCGGACGCCGCACTTGCCAGTGTCCGGCAGGCCGGCTACACCGACGCCGAGATCACGGAAGTGGTCGCCAACGTCGCCATCAACATCTTCACCAACTACTTCAATCATGTAGCCCGCACGGAAGTGGATTTCCCGCTCGTGCCCGTAGCCATGGCCGGCCACCAGTCCGCCTAG
- a CDS encoding carbohydrate kinase family protein, whose product MSATAEFDVVGVGLNATDTMLVIPHFPSYGGKVPFLTEVLSPGGQVASAMVCCSALGLRTKYIGTIGDDQRGDIQWQSLQGSGVNLDHVQRRTNCPNQSAYILIDQTTGERTVFWSRSDCLKIDPEEITPEQITCARLLHIDGHDTPAVAHAARIARQHGIPVTVDVDTIYKGFEHVLPNVDYLITSSEFPERWTGEADPMKALILLQDTYGMKVAAMTLGAHGALARVGGRFVYSPAFVVNCLDTTGAGDVFHGAFCYSVVKGFEIGEALEFANAMAALNCTAMGARGGISPESEARALIARGERRTKSEFKAYRT is encoded by the coding sequence ATGAGCGCCACGGCCGAGTTTGACGTAGTCGGCGTCGGCCTCAACGCCACCGACACCATGCTCGTCATCCCGCACTTCCCCTCCTACGGCGGCAAAGTGCCCTTCCTCACTGAGGTGCTCAGCCCCGGCGGCCAGGTGGCCAGCGCAATGGTGTGCTGCTCCGCGCTGGGTCTCCGCACCAAATACATCGGCACCATCGGCGATGATCAGCGCGGCGACATCCAGTGGCAGAGCCTCCAGGGCTCCGGCGTCAACCTGGACCACGTCCAGCGCCGCACCAACTGCCCAAACCAGTCCGCTTACATCCTCATCGATCAGACCACCGGAGAGCGCACCGTCTTCTGGAGCCGCTCCGACTGTCTCAAGATCGATCCCGAGGAGATCACCCCGGAGCAGATCACCTGCGCCCGCCTGCTCCACATCGACGGACACGATACCCCCGCCGTCGCCCACGCTGCCCGCATCGCGCGCCAGCACGGCATCCCCGTCACAGTCGACGTCGACACCATCTACAAGGGCTTCGAACACGTCCTGCCCAACGTCGACTACCTCATCACCTCCAGCGAATTCCCGGAACGCTGGACCGGCGAAGCCGACCCCATGAAGGCCCTCATCCTGCTGCAGGACACTTACGGCATGAAGGTCGCCGCCATGACGCTCGGAGCCCACGGAGCCCTGGCCCGCGTCGGCGGCCGCTTCGTCTACTCCCCCGCCTTCGTGGTGAACTGCCTCGACACCACCGGCGCCGGGGACGTCTTCCACGGAGCCTTCTGCTACTCTGTGGTGAAAGGCTTCGAAATTGGCGAAGCCCTCGAATTTGCCAACGCAATGGCTGCTTTGAACTGTACCGCCATGGGCGCTCGCGGCGGCATCTCGCCGGAATCCGAGGCCCGCGCCCTCATCGCCCGCGGAGAGCGCCGCACCAAGTCCGAGTTCAAAGCCTACCGGACCTGA